CAAGAAGGTGGAGGCCGCAAGCCCAAGGGGACAAACAGAGCCACTTAAACCAGAGAAGACTGCCCCTCGCGTAACCCCAGACCAGAGACCGTCCCACGAGCCCAGAGTCAGGAGACGGTGCCTTCGAGGACTCTTTATGGAATCCAGCGAGAGCGATCCGGAGAACCCCCAGAAGCCACAGCGGCATGGATGCCGTTTTTGCTGcgaggagaaaaagaagggaaaggCTGATACTGATGCCACTTCCACACCTAACAGCAATGCAAGGGCAAGGCAAGCGGAGGAAGGTACAAGTAGAGCGTGAAACCAGCATTCGCAGTTGCGCAAACAACAATGACATGGGCTGCAGCTACTACAGCAGCAatcctcttttattttttcttgagaACTGCTGGCTAAAATGATCAGTTTTTAGTCTGTTTCAGCAATGTTTCCTTCCATCCGGGATAAAATTATGTTTGATGACTGTAATAATATGAATGTGTCTGTAGTTTCTAAACATTGTAAGCACTCTCAatttaagaagaagaaagttatGTCTGATTTCCTTTCTGAAATAGACTTGATTGCACTTAATCTCTACATAATCAGTAACAACATCGCAAAGCATGGTATCCACATGCAAGAGCAATCTAAGTAACCTCCCATGTTCAACTTTGATCCCCCAGATACAAGCAGCACATGTACAACTATCTCAATAGCGTTCAAGGCTGATGAGCCAAAAGCTGtccataaataaatatatttacagCATCATATTTTGAGTAGAAAATAATCTAGGAGGCTTCAACATGTCTCCATTATTCATTCACTTGCAGGTTTTGCGTCGAAGTTGCTCAAACAGATAGCAAATGCCTCGAATGCAGAGAGTGGGTACCCAATAATCCATCGTGAAGATGTCGCTTCCTAGTTTCTGAAACTGAAGTATCACTTGCTCTTTCCCTGCGAGAAAAACCTGGTGCATCTCCCCCTTCTTGTATTGCCAAGGCTGGAATTGAATGCATCATGACATGCATTCTCCTTGGCCCCCTGGTTCAAAAGACATTGTGCTCATAAGAGATGATAGCAACGTTATAATTACCAGCAGCTACTCTTGAAGGGACCTGTTTCAAATGGATCCTTCGACTCGGAGAACTATTCAATCTAACCGTAGCATCACCAGGAGGCTAGATGTACTAAACAGTGAACTTGGTGCCATAAAAATTTGACCTGATTAGAATTCCAAAAGATCATTATAAGTTGGCAAGGAAGATGCAGAAGCAACTCATGGCGGAATCAACGAGAACACTTGCCTCAGTTTCCCAACATAGGTACTGCCATCTCTAGAGAAGTCATTTAAGACCAATGCAATCACATATTCAGTGCTTAATATAATGTTTTTCAGCCTATCAAAATCTGTCatgtttttaaaatttatttatttattcattagcCTGCCAAAATATTCCATGTTCTTAGAACTTTCTACAACTTGGGCTGTAAATGATCTGTTGCCTGCATACAATCGAAGGCTTTCTCATATGCATGCGAGAGGGAAGACGACACATCTAAGCCTTCCACAAGAGGGAAGTCTTTGTCCCGAGCGATCTGGTTGCCTATTGTTTCTTGCCTTGGTCTCAGAGGTCTGCCTTCTAATCTTAATTGTTTCTGGACCTCCTGGAGGAGCGGAAATTGTAGGAAAATCACAGAAAAAGTAACGACCGAATCAGCCATTGCAGCCATGCGGCGCATCTGAAAGAAATGCAAGGATTTTCTTGAAAAGGAAGACGTCGGCTTCTTCGATCCTTTACAAGGCCTTGCACTATTTCTCTTTCCTCATCTGGAACTCCTTTCCCTACACCATATTCTATTTCAATTTTGAATTCCAATAAACCATGGGGAAAGTTTCTCACTTCCTttatattttttcagaaaagaaaaacaaagtccATGCTTGCATATTGCCTCCGACTTTTTGGATGAGTATTGCAAAAGAAATCAATACCACTTTCAGAAAGTTAGGAACTAGTCCTATCCATGGGTTTTCTAACCTTCTGTTAAAACAATCAAGCATGGACGGAAGTGGAATTGAGAATAACACCGAAATTGAAATTGAAGTCACTATAGAGGTAAAATTGGAGATGGCTTGAAGTCCAAGGTAAAGTCAATATCAAAATGGAGATTAGAATCAGGTGGGTGCAAGTGACGGTCAAAATTTTGCACAGAGAATTAGATCAAGGTGAAGGTCAAAATTGCATTGAAATACGGATTGGCATAGACGTTGAATTTTGGATTATGATGGCCAATGAGGTTGAAAAGATGATGATGATCCGGTCAAGATTAATATTCATATTTAACTCGACAATCACAGAACTAATTAACCTACCTAGACTTCACTTGCTTATCAGGCGTACGCATCCTTCCCTCTCGTAGAAGGCTATCACATCCGTACAAATTTTCCTGACTTCACAAAACTGTGATGAAAATAAACAAATCCACTATAGTGACACCTCAACTGACTAAATCTGAAATAGACTACTATAATCTGAACTGCTCTTCAAAGTAACTCAAACATATCTGAAAAAGTACATTCCTATCTCCACtgctcatctctctctctctctctctctctctctctcttaaaacAAAATCAGAGACCAACAATTCCTTTGTCTTAAAGGTAAAGTTTCATTCTGTTGGCGGGTTCTTGGCCGAACATACCTCTCAAGCCTAGACTCCTGCCATTTCCCTCCTTCATAGTCTCCATCACCATTTGCTTCCAAGCATCAGTATACAACCCAGGGGATCTCCTCGCATaaatttggctcaccaacaccCTTCTCTCTTAACAAACTAATATCGCCCTGAGCCCCTTCCACATACATAAGAACCAATCAACCCACGTCTCACCACCATTCAAGTCCAAGTCGTTTTTCAATCGAGAAAGATGGCCTTCTCCTTCTACGGATCCCTTCTTTTGCTCGCGGTGTTTCTCATTTTCATGTCAATACCTACCGAGGCTGCCATAAAAAACTATCAGTTTGACGTGAGTACTTCCTCTAATTATACTAGCCAACTCCCTAAAACTTCCATCTTTTTCCTCTCATATTCTCTTCGGGCCTCAGGTTGTACTCAAGAATGTGAGCAGATTGTGCCATGCTAAGCCAATTGTCACGGTTAATGGGAGGTTCCCTGGGCCGACCGTCTATGCCCGTGAAGGAGATAGAGTCATCATCAACGTTACAAACTATGCGCAATATAACATATCCATACACTGGTAGGATCTCTTTAGATCGATACTCTGATGCCTTTGTACTCTAGATGACAATGATTAGAAGGTTAATTAAAGAGGAGTGTCAATGTAGGCATGGAGTGAAGCAGTTCCGAAATGGATGGGCTGATGGTCCGGCATACATTACTCAATGCCCGATTCAGAGTGGAAGGAGCTACACCTACGATTTCAATGTTACCGGACAGAGAGGAACGCTGTGGTGGCATGCTCATATCTTATGGCTGCGGGCCACCATCCATGGTGCCATCGTGATCATGCCGAAGGAAGGAGTTCCATACCCATTCCCACAACCTCATGCAGAAACTGAACTGGTTTTAGGTGACTTCAGCTTAGATCTTGCAGCCTAGCTAGCTAGTGAGCTCGGTGTCTTTCTTTATATATGGAGCTAACTCTGATATTGGTCTGCAGGAGAATGGTGGCATGCAGATGTTGAAGAGGTTGAGAAGCAAGGCAGCATGCTTGGGTTGCCACCAAATATGTCGGATGCCCATACGATCAATGGGAAGCCAGGACCTCTCTTCCCATGCTCAGAGAAACGTAAGATCATATGGACCAGTTTCATTAGCTCAATGGCCTTGCACTCATTATATTCCCGTCCTGTTTCGATGACATACAGTATGATTTTGTATATTATTTCTTATATAATCCTGGTGAAATACAAAAGGTAGAAGTAGAATGGTTTAACGAGACATGGCACCGTTTTCCTGAAAAACACATGGCAGGATTGTGAAGCATATTTACTCAGGAGGAGATGTTGATAGCATTTCATTTCTTCTTCCTACTCTTGTTTCAGATACATTTGCAATGGAAGTTGAATGGGGCAAGACCTACCTCCTTAGAATTGTCAACGCTGCCCTCAACGACGATCTCTTCTTTGCGGTCGCCAGTCATGACATGACCGTGGTCGAGATTGATGGAGTCTACTGCAAGCCCTTCACCACTGAAGCCATACAAATTGCACCCGGCCAAACCACTAATGTCCTCGTCAAGGCTGACAAAGCCCCTGGTAGATACTTCATGGCCGCAAGACCCTTCATGGATGCCCCAATTGCTGTAGATAACAAAACTGCAACGGCTATTTTACAATACAAAGGCATCCCAACAACCATCATCCCCATCCTGCCTCAACTGCCTGCACCAAATGATACTGAATTTGTTCACGACTTCCTCAACAAGCTCAGAAGCCTAAATTCTCCCCAGTTTCCTGCTAATGTGCCTCGCAGCGTCGACAG
This portion of the Phoenix dactylifera cultivar Barhee BC4 chromosome 11, palm_55x_up_171113_PBpolish2nd_filt_p, whole genome shotgun sequence genome encodes:
- the LOC103715019 gene encoding laccase-11-like — protein: MAFSFYGSLLLLAVFLIFMSIPTEAAIKNYQFDVVLKNVSRLCHAKPIVTVNGRFPGPTVYAREGDRVIINVTNYAQYNISIHWHGVKQFRNGWADGPAYITQCPIQSGRSYTYDFNVTGQRGTLWWHAHILWLRATIHGAIVIMPKEGVPYPFPQPHAETELVLGEWWHADVEEVEKQGSMLGLPPNMSDAHTINGKPGPLFPCSEKHTFAMEVEWGKTYLLRIVNAALNDDLFFAVASHDMTVVEIDGVYCKPFTTEAIQIAPGQTTNVLVKADKAPGRYFMAARPFMDAPIAVDNKTATAILQYKGIPTTIIPILPQLPAPNDTEFVHDFLNKLRSLNSPQFPANVPRSVDRHLFYTASLGVDSCPTCLNGTRLTASLNNITFVMPKIGLLQAHYFNVKGVFRLDFPDKPATTFNYTGAPLTANLGTSLGTRLSRIPYNTTVELVLQDTNLLAAESHPFHLHGYNFFVVGRGIGNFDPKKDPAKYNLVDPPERNTVGVPTGGWTAIRFRADNPGVWFMHCHLELHTSWGLKMAFVVENGNGPEQSILPPPKDLPPC